In the genome of Candidatus Ornithobacterium hominis, the window TCGGTACAATAAACCCACAGCAATGGGGATAGAATACCCGTCACTCATCTCCTTGGGGAAAGGGTTGATATAATCAGTTCTTCCGATATCACTAATTAAATTAGTTGCCCCTAAGAAACCACCTATTTCGTGTTTCTGAGCCTGTAGAGAGAGACTGAAGCTGATAAGCATAGACAAAAATAATTTCTTCATACTTTGATTTGAAAAGTATAAGTTAAATTTAGCCCTTAAATAATCTATTTTTTTTAACAATGCACAAATATATAAATTTTGATTCCCTCTCCCTATCTAATTAACAAAAATTATTAAACCTTATTTTTCAAGGCTTTAAAAAAATAGAAGAAATTATTGTGGTTGATTTCTCGAATCTTTGCCCCAAAAAAGTTTTTTCCGTAAGGTTTCCAAGTAATTTTTATTGTTTAAATCAACTAAGAAAATAGGGAAATCAGCTTTTCTTATCGTGATTTTTTTATCCACAGGCATTGAATTCAATCTTGAGTCTAGCGAGAAAGAAAATTCTGGGACGCGGCTGTGAACTTCTAAGCTAATTTTTGATTTATCAGAAATAATTAGCGGACGAACATTTAGGTGATGTGGTGCAATTGGTGTGATGACAAAATTTTCTGTCGTTGGTGTGATGATAGGTCCATTGCAACTCAGTGAATAGCCGGTAGAGCCTGTAGGTGTAGCGATAATTAAACCATCAGCCCAGTAAGAGTTTAGAAAAACATCATCCACATACGTATCGATAGTAATCATGCTAGTGGTCTCTTTCCTCAAGACTGAAATTTCATTCAGAGCGATTTTAAAAGGTTCCTCTAAATCTTCAGACTCTACGCACAAAAGTGACCGCTGACTTAGTTTGAAATTTTTAGCCAAGATGTCATCAATGTTTTCCATGATTTCGGATTTATTGATAGAAGCCAAAAAACCCAGTCGCCCAGTATTGATGCCCACGATTGGTACTCTCGCCTCCCGCACAAAATTCACGGCATTTAAGATAGTCCCATCTCCGCCAAAGGTGAAAAATAAATCTAAATCACCCCATAAATCTTCATGACTCGTAAAGGTAGAACAGCCTTCGGTAGAGATGTTCTTAATTTTTTTTAAAGCTTTAAAAAATTTTTCTTCCACTTGAATTTCAATTTTTTTAAGCCTTAAAAAATTAAAAAATTCAGGGAAAAAATCATTCAAATCACTTGAGCTGGTTTTTCGTCCAAACAATGCTACTCTCATTGTCACAATTCCATGTATTTTAGTAAATTACCAAATCTGTCGTTGAGCAAATCGTAGTGCTCACCCTCTTTTTTATAAATTTCTACCACGTAGCCAAAGCGTTCAAACGTTTGAATCAAGGAATCAATGTGCTCAACTTGAAGTTTTATGTAAGCAGAGGTATGGATCTCGTTCTGATATTGAATCGCAATGCCAAAAGTTTTAGCATTATTAGACTCCAGAATTTTGCTTATCTCGCTCATGGCAAACTTCACCGTATTATTTTTCACGCTCAGCCAAGTGAAAGGCTCTGCATAGAATGGGTGTTTTGCCATTTCTGCCATTAAATCCTCTAAAGTCACGTAGCCTAAATATTTATTTTGATGATTGATGACAGGAATAAAGTTGGCCCTGAAGTTCCCAAACTTTGAGATACAAGCTAAGAAAAAATCTTCTTCAGTTGCATAGAAATCTTCCAATAAATCAGGCGTAATGCGTTTCGAGATATTGAATTCAGAAATCAACTGATCGTACGAAATATTTCCTGCCCAAGTTTGGTTTTCGTTTAAAACGGGGAAGTGCGAAAAACGAAATTCTTCCATTAAATTCAGTGCTTCCGTAGGCTTAGTATCGAAGCCAATGGGTTTTAAATCATTGATTAAAAAATGCGCTATCGTCATAGAAATATTTGTGGCGAAGTTACAAAAATAGGTGAGAAGTCTGCTAGCGGGAGAATATTTAAAACAAATTTAGCATAATATTTATCAATTAAAATACTTAAATTTGCATTGTTTATAACCGATGAATGAGGATACCTTCTTTTTTTGCTAAAATTTTACTCTTTGGGGAATACGGCATTATAGAAAATGCAAAAGGTTTGACTATTCCTTTTGATTTCTACAAAGGGAGTCTGAAGTTTGATGAGGCGAACTTTCAATCCAAATCTCACAAGGATATTGTAAAATATGCTGAATATTTGGAGCAAAATAT includes:
- a CDS encoding NAD kinase — encoded protein: MRVALFGRKTSSSDLNDFFPEFFNFLRLKKIEIQVEEKFFKALKKIKNISTEGCSTFTSHEDLWGDLDLFFTFGGDGTILNAVNFVREARVPIVGINTGRLGFLASINKSEIMENIDDILAKNFKLSQRSLLCVESEDLEEPFKIALNEISVLRKETTSMITIDTYVDDVFLNSYWADGLIIATPTGSTGYSLSCNGPIITPTTENFVITPIAPHHLNVRPLIISDKSKISLEVHSRVPEFSFSLDSRLNSMPVDKKITIRKADFPIFLVDLNNKNYLETLRKKLFWGKDSRNQPQ
- a CDS encoding CBS domain-containing protein, which encodes MTIAHFLINDLKPIGFDTKPTEALNLMEEFRFSHFPVLNENQTWAGNISYDQLISEFNISKRITPDLLEDFYATEEDFFLACISKFGNFRANFIPVINHQNKYLGYVTLEDLMAEMAKHPFYAEPFTWLSVKNNTVKFAMSEISKILESNNAKTFGIAIQYQNEIHTSAYIKLQVEHIDSLIQTFERFGYVVEIYKKEGEHYDLLNDRFGNLLKYMEL